A window of the Nycticebus coucang isolate mNycCou1 chromosome 3, mNycCou1.pri, whole genome shotgun sequence genome harbors these coding sequences:
- the LOC128580614 gene encoding N-alpha-acetyltransferase 50-like gives MKGSRIELGDVTPHNIKQLKRLNQVIFPVSYNDKFYKDVLEVGELAKLAYFNDIAVGAVCCRVDHSQNQKRLYIMTLGCLAPYRRLGIGTKMLNHVLNICEKDGTFDNICLHVQISNEWAIDFYRKFGFEIIETKKNYYKRIEPADAHVLQKNLKAPSGQNADVQKTDN, from the coding sequence ATGAAAGGTAGCCGGATAGAGCTGGGAGATGTAACACCACACAATATTAAACAGTTGAAGAGATTGAACCAGGTCATCTTTCCAGTCAGCTACAATGACAAGTTCTACAAGGATGTGCTGGAGGTTGGCGAATTAGCAAAACTTGCCTATTTCAATGATATTGCTGTAGGTGCAGTGTGCTGTAGGGTGGATCATTCACAGAACCAGAAGAGACTTTACATCATGACATTAGGATGTCTGGCACCTTACCGAAGGCTTGGAATAGGAACTAAAATGTTAAATCATGTCTTAAACATCTGTGAAAAAGATGGCACTTTTGACAACATCTGTCTGCATGTCCAGATCAGCAATGAGTGGGCAATTGACTTCTACAGGAAGTTTGGCTTTGAGATTATTGAGACAAAGAAGAACTACTATAAGAGGATAGAGCCTGCAGATGCTCATGTGCTGCAGAAAAACCTCAAAGCCCCTTCTGGTCAGAATGCAGATGTCCAAAAGACAGACAACTAA